The following DNA comes from Triticum aestivum cultivar Chinese Spring chromosome 3D, IWGSC CS RefSeq v2.1, whole genome shotgun sequence.
CAGTCATATAACATGCCTTGGAGCTGAAGCCAGAGAAGTGTGTTTCACTGGGTATCTAGGGTACTAAAGTGGTTTCTCTTTTGAACTCTTCATTATGGTTGTAATAGGCGATGAAGAATCATATTTTACTAATTTTATCTGCAACTATCATAAGTGTATGACTTTTGGTTGTATGGGCATTATGTATAGTACTGTTTTCAGACGCTTCAGCTAAAACATTTTAATTTGGGATGGAATTGTGGTGCGAAGTGTATCTATCTTCTCTGTTGCCTATCATATAACCAGGTATTGCAGTGCGACATGAAGATCTTAGGGCTGAACAGTTGCAACATCGATAAATCTGAAGATCTTAGGGCTGCAAAAGTTGCAACATTGATAAATCTGACTGGTAACATCAGTTTTGGTACATAGTATAAAAACATGAACTAAACAGGGGACGTGGAGCCATCGTACGTACTATATCTTATCAGAAGATTAAGGACGGGTATACATGGACAGGGCGAAACATACAATTCTGCATATTCTAATACATCATCGCCATCGTATATACTCATATCTATCTAAACAGTTCGGCAATGGAGAGAGTCCTCCATTTATCTGTACAGCGCCCACACATAAACTCGCAACTTGCCCGGTTGACAAATGCACATGATGTTCTGTAGCTGGGGCTGGGGCTACAAGCGCTTAGAGTAACCAGAACCTGAGCACTTCTTGCAGAGTATCAGCCCTGCGTGACAAACATATAGCGGATTGTCAGAAGAGGTTGCCGGAAAGACAAAATGAAGATAATGAGCATTTTGTCCAGTCCAGAATGAATTAGTGTTTGGTGATCTATTAACAGCTTTTGCACTCCAATGCACAATGTGAAGGAAGGAAATGAAACAAGGTAAGAAGGCAACCTGCTCCTCTGCATACCCTGCATTCAACCACCCCGTTATCCGCCTTCATCTTGCCGTCATTGCAGAAGACGCACTTTGTGCCTCCTGCCCTAGGCACAACGGAAAACAATGCTTAGCAGTCTGCACGCAGGTATGTTTTGAGCGTGCGACATGCACAAAATGTCATAACCATAAATACATTACTGTGCTGTTAAACGAACAACTTCGTTGAATTTATATGCTCCATTCGTTTTGTTTCTTCCGTATGACTAGTTAGTTTGTTCAAATTTACAAACTGAATTCACAGATCGGCAATTCATGATACTACATCGCTAGCTGGATAGGGTGTAAGTGTGCAAAGCTTCAGCTCTAGTACAATCGCCAAGCAATGCATCTGCGGAGCAATTTCATTTCCAAAACTTGATCAAGAGAGGAGACGAGAGCAAGGAAAGGTACCGTTTCCAGCACACCGGTCGCACGGAACGGGGTCCCCCTGCGAACGAGAAAGGAACGAAATCACACTTCGCAACAGCCACTCGTCGCTTATCGCTAAGAaacagggagaggaggaggaggaggcaccgcGCGGAGACCTTGAGGCCGAGGACGAGGGACAAGGAAACCGCGGTAACGACGGAGGCGGCGATGATGAATGTCTGCGTGTCGACGGGACCCAGCAGCTGGGCGCCTCCgtaggccgcggcggcggcgacgcggggccGGGAAGGAGGGGCGTGGGGCGTGGGTGGGGCGGGAGGTGCCTTTTGCCGCCTGGAAAGGAGGCTCGGCGGAGGTGCAGAGGCTGTGGAGGAGGGGAGGCGAAAGGAGGGGCACGACGAGGCGGGCCGGAGATGGGACGCCATGGAAGCACCGGGCGCAACAACGGGGGAAGGTAAAGGAGGAGAGGACTATGGGTATTTGGTTTGCCCCCAACCAGTTCGACCAAAGGGGTATAATTGTAGCTAGGATAATGTATTGGCACTACTTTACGTTTTGCTTATTCCAGTATCAAGTCTGGGGAGTGCGGCAACAAATCGAGCTGATTCGCGTTCTAACGAGTTTTGACAGGGAAACTGACCAGCGAGGCCCGCCTATCAGGTGCTGACATGGCGAACGCTGACTAGGACAAGTCCAGTTCGGTCGCTCGGTTTGGCTGGGTCGGACCGCTCCTCTAACCCTAGCTCCTTCTCACTGTTTCTCCCGCGGCTCGCACGCAATGGTGGAGGTGACTCTGGGTGGCGTTGCCGGTGGCTGCGATGACAGCTTAGACCCTCATAGGTTTGGTAACGCAGCAGGAGGAGGAATCGACGGTGGCGGTTACTCTAGTTATGCTAACTGCAGAGATGACGACGAGTTCTTGGAGTCGACGTTGTCCATGGCACAACGGGCAAGGCTGGCGCAGATTTGGGTGGCCACAAGAGGTTCACTGAGGTCATACACAACTGGTTCTTCATATACAATTGGTTGTAATTGATAGCGATGGAGAACAATGTCTTGAATTGATAGATAACAATGTTAAATTATAGCAAATCAAGAGGTAGAACGAGGAGAGTATGGTGCTGAATTTGTTAGTTAGGGCAAGTGCATAATGTAGAGCACAACAAACCAGTTCTTGCACCGGGCGCAACAACAAGGGAATGCATGGGAGGAGAGCAAGGTCTTGAACGCATGGAATTGGTGGCGTGCTGTAAGTTTCTCTCTTTTCTGTTAATTTCTTCGGTATGAATTGgggattagggttagggtttactgATATGGTGAAATTCGCTCGTAGTTGTAGTTTGTACgataaaaatttgggatgttaggaTCCTTTTTGATGCTCGGGACAATTTAGAAAGGAAGCTAGGCAATTTAGATGTCACATTTCTGAATCTTGTTGTGCTGATTGAAACCCAAGGCTACACTATATCTAATTGAATGTACTATATAAATACTCTGGGAATAGGAGAGCAAGGTCTTGAATTGATAGTTAGCAATGTTAAATTAGAGAAAATCAAGAGGTAGAACGAGGAGAGTATGGTGCTGAATTTGCTAGTTAGTGCAAGTGCACAATGTAGAGCACAACAAACAATTACAACCAATTGTATATGAAGAACCATTTGTGTATGATCTCAGTGAGCCTCTTGTGTATGCTGTTGATCAGCAAGGAAATGTTTTTGTAAGTCACTGCAGGAGCTCAAGTGCAGTTTCAAGGTCCTTATATTTGCACACAAGAGAGTAGGGATGTTTAGAAAGACAAGCTAAAAGGTGtagtggaaggaggaggaggaggaggaggaggaaaggcaCAACTACGCCACAATGCTCCCCAAGCGCCACAATGGCTCACCGTATTCTTCTCACACCCTCGCGCAATCTCCTCACACCTTCGCTTAATGCAAGGTGTCTttattccactaagggacccttgcgggcggtcaccaaacccgcaCAAATGGAGATCCTTGAGGGCGGTCTCTGAACCTGTACAAATTGCCTGGGGAAAATGAtatgtttccaacgtatctatattttttgattgttccatgctatcatagtcttaatcttggatgtttatatacatttacaagcaactttatatcatttttcgggactaacctattaacttagtgcctagtgccagttgctgttttttgcttgtttttgactttgcagAATATCGGTACCAAGCGAAGTCCAaataccacgaaactttttggggatttttttctcgcaataagagaccctagaagcttcgagaGGGCACGAGAAGATGAAGGagtggcccactaggcaccagggcgtgccaggggccTGGGACGCGCCCTGGTGCATAGTGGGGTCCATAGACCTCCGACTGACCTAACttcgcctctataaatactctaaaattaGGAAACCTACcagggagtccacgaaatactttttccgccgtcGCAAGGGTATGTTCTCGAGatatcccatctggggccttttctggcactctatcgaagggggaaacgatcacagaggggttcttcatcatccttgctgccactccgatgatgcgtgagtagtttaccacagacctacgggtccatagttagtagcaagatggcttcttctctctttttggttctcaatacaatgttctccttgttgttcttggagatctaattgatgtaatgactttttgcggtgtgtttgttgggatccgataaattgtgagtttatgatcagatctatccatgaatattatttgagttttctctgaactcttttatgcatgattaatatagcttcatatttcttctccgatttattagtttggtttggccaactagattgatttatcttgccatgggaagaggtgctttgtaatgggtttgatcttgcggtgctcaatcccagtgacagaaagggacatgacacgtatgtatcgttgctattaagggtaacaagatggggtttattcacaCGTGAGTCTatcttgcctacatcatgtcatcttgcttaaagcattactccatttttcaatgaacttaatacactagatgcatgctggatagcggtcgatgtgtggagtaatagtagtagatgcagaattgtttcgatctactaatcttggacgtgattcctatgtatgatcattgccttggatatcatcataattatttgcttttctatcaatttcccaatagtaatttgtttacccaccatatgctattttctcgagagaagcctctagtgaaaattgtgcccccggggtctatcttttatcatatattaaaactaaaaataccttgctgcaattttacttcatttattttattttgtactaggaaatatgcccgtgcgttgcaacgtggGAGAAATTGTTCTGTTTACTGACCGCCAAGGTCCCAGACAACATTCGAAAGGTGCCACCTAAATATGTCCATCAACTACAACGGAAGAAAAAAATATCACTTCACTCACCTATCCTAGTAAGCATGTATGGTTTAAGCCTAAAACATAAGCAAGAAGATACACTTTTGCGATGTTTCTTGTCACAAGCGCAACTGTAGgggtaaaaaaattggaatttactCTTTCATTTATGATACACATCAATTATTTCCGGCATGAATAAGAATTATGTGATGTCAGCATGCCCATCTTTGCAAAAGGCTACACCTCTGCATAACTATTCAACAATTAATACTATAGAAAAGCAAATCTTGATTGATCAACGTAGGCTTGCATGTATAGTTGTTGAGTTCCTCCTGTGCATACCTAGGTTGATATGCAAATTAGCCTAAGTGAGGATCGATTTTCTTCTACACGGAAATGAATAAAAAAAGATTTTGACCTTGAAGATGAACACAAAGGGTAACATGCATGCTATTAAGGTACGCATTGCATTTAAGATCCCAATCCTTGCAAAATATCTCTCTGAAAGTGCAATCTTGCTCTTAAGTGtatttttgatgttgatgacaaattACATATAGGTTCGGGGACTAACTATGTTTGCTGAGTATATACACAGGTCATTAGTCCTCTGGGTTTTAATGTGCATCATGAACACATCAAATGAGATATTACTCAAGCAAATAACCAATGAGGAAAGAAGCAAACAAAGACGAAGCATCTTGCTCTTTTATACATTTCTTGAGTAACAGGGAtctcgcactattaagaggggatccgaggTGTAGGTTCAAGGCTTGCTCACAATCTACCTCACAAGTAGTTTTTACAAAGACCAAAAATTCCTAGCAAAACTACTTAGCCAAAACCTACTCTCCATTCTCTTCATTCTTTCCACATGCTGACCCCATAGCCGGATCATCCGAACGAGGCCCTGGATCATCTGGGCTTGTCCCCGGATCGTCCGGAGCTGGATCCGGATCGTCCGGTTAATGCATCCAGGGGGCATCTTTTGGCACTGATtatagccggatcatccggacctgccccggatcatccgggctgtgCCCGGATCGTCCGGACCTTGTCCCGGATCGTCCGGGTAATATTGCtccttttgctacctcttgagcactgtgttggttttcccttgaagaggaaagggtgatgcagcaaagtagcgcaagtatttccctcaatttttgagaaccaaggtatcaatccagtaggagactacacgcaagtcgccttgtacctacacaaacaaataagaaccttgcaaccaatgcaataaaggggtagtcaatcccttcacggccacttgcaaaagtgagatatgatagagataataagataaatatttttggtattttttatgatatagattgaaagtaaagattgcaaagtaaaataaattggaaacttatatgatggaaaatagacccgggggccataggtttcactagtggcttctctcaagatagcataagtattacggtgggtgaacaaattacggtcgagcaattgacagaaaagtgcataattacgagaatatctaggcatgatcatgtatataggcatcacgtccgcgacaagtagaccgaaacgattctgcatctactactattactccacacatcgacagctatccagcatgcatctagagtactaagttaataagaacagagtaacgcattaggcaagatgacatgatgtagagggataaactcaagcaatttgatataaaccccatctttttatcctcgatggcaacaatacaatgcgtgccttgctgccgctgctatcactgggaaaggacaccgcaagattgaacccaaagctaagcacttctcccattgcaagaaagatcaatctagtaggccaaaccaaactgataattcgaagagacttgcaaggataacaaatcatacataaaagaattcagaggagattcaaatattgttcatagataatcttgatcataaacccataattcatcggatctcgacaaacacaccgcaaaaagaattacatcgaatagatctccaagaagatcgaggagaactttgtattaagatccaaagagagagaagaagccatctagctaataactatggacccgaaggtctgtggtaaactactcacacatcatcgcagaggctatggtgttgatgtagaagccctccgtgatcgattccccctccggcggagcgccggaaaaggccccaagatgggatctcacgggtacagaaggttgcagcggtggaaatagggtttcgtggtgatctctgatgttttcagggtatatgagtatatataggcgaaagaagtcggtcaggggagccatgaggggcccacgagggtgggggcgcgccctcctgcctcgtggcctcctcgtgtctttcttgacgtccactccaagtctcatggattgcgtttgttccaaaaatcactctcccgaaggtttcattccgtttggatttcgtttgatattccttttctgcgaaacactgaaataggcaaaaaaacagcaatttgcactgggcctttggttagtaggttagtcccaaaaataatataaaagtgtataataaagcccattaaacatccaaaacagataatataatagcatggaacaataaaaaattatagatacattggagacgtatcaagcatccccaagcttaattcctgctcgtcctcgagtaggtaaatgataaaaacagaatttttgatgtggaatgctacctagcataattttctatgtaaatttctttattgtggcatgaatgttcagatccgaatgattcaagacaaaagtttaatattgacataataataataatacttcaagcatactaactaagcaatcatgtcttctcaaaataacatggccaaagaaagttcatccctacaaaatcatatagtttggtcatgctccattttcgtcacacaaaaattctctcatcatgcacaaccccgatgacaagccaagcaattgtttcatactttagtaatctcaaacttttttcaactttcacgcaatacatgagcgtgagccatggatatagcactatgggtggaatagaatataatgatgggggttatgtggagaagacaaaaaaggagaaagtctcacattgacgtggctaatcaacgggctagggagatgcccatcaattgatgtcaatgcaaggagtaggggttgccatgcaacagatgcactagagctataaatgtatgaaagatcaacaaaagaaactaagtgggtgtgcatccaacttgcttgctcacgaagacctagggcatttgaggaagcccattgttggaatatacatgccaagttctataatgaaaaattcccactagtatatgaaagtgacaaaacaagagactctctatcatgaagatcatggtgctactttgaagcatgaGTGTGgaaaaaaaaaggatagtagcattgtccctttttatttcctttctcttttttggccctttttttatttggcctttcttcttcttcttttttatttgggacaatgctctattaatga
Coding sequences within:
- the LOC123079316 gene encoding protein BUNDLE SHEATH DEFECTIVE 2, chloroplastic; translated protein: MASHLRPASSCPSFRLPSSTASAPPPSLLSRRQKAPPAPPTPHAPPSRPRVAAAAAYGGAQLLGPVDTQTFIIAASVVTAVSLSLVLGLKGDPVPCDRCAGNGGTKCVFCNDGKMKADNGVVECRVCRGAGLILCKKCSGSGYSKRL